A part of Rhodamnia argentea isolate NSW1041297 chromosome 8, ASM2092103v1, whole genome shotgun sequence genomic DNA contains:
- the LOC115727256 gene encoding transcription factor PRE5-like, protein MSNRRSSVMQSGTPSRITDDQMIELISKLRQLLPEISHSRSDKVSASKVLQETCSYIRSLHRQVDDLSERLSQLLSTVDADSAEAAIIRSLIT, encoded by the exons ATGTCTAACCGAAGGTCGTCCGTGATGCAGTCAGGTACTCCCTCAAGAATCACCGATGATCAGATGATCGAACTCATCTCCAAGCTCCGCCAGCTCCTTCCCGAGATTAGCCATAGCCGCTCCGACAAG GTTTCAGCTTCGAAGGTGTTGCAAGAGACGTGTAGCTACATCAGAAGCTTGCACAGGCAGGTGGACGACCTCAGCGAGCGGCTGTCGCAACTGTTGTCCACAGTTGATGCCGATAGTGCAGAAGCTGCCATTATTAGGAGCTTAATCACGTGA